The following DNA comes from Candidatus Poribacteria bacterium.
GGATGCAAACCTTGGTAGAACATTTCTAACGCTTCGCGGGACATCTGCGTGTAATCGTGCTTGGCTTGTGGCTGCCCGGTGCGGATGGATTCCGCTGTTTGAAGGGCTGCCTCCCACAAATCTGCATACAGCGGATGCACCCCACCCATGTAAGCCGGACTGCCGCGGACAAGGAAATGGTTCGCTTCATCGGTGTTGGCAAAACGGTCTCCCTCTACGGTCAACAACTCGGCAGCCACAAGCGCGTATAGTAAGGGCTTGAGTTTGGCTACCTCCACCCCGATGGCACTGGCAATTTGCTCGGGGCGCATGGGACCGACTTTGAGTGGCGTGAACAGATCGAGTTGCATCCCTGCCAGCAAGGCAAAGGACGGATAAACATCCACTAGTTTCTGGATGGTCTTCGGTTCAGGGGGTGATTTCATGTGGACGCCACCTTATCGGCATTGATGTAAGTATCTCGATTCATTGTAGCAGCAAAGCATCTGCGTGTCAATACAGTATCGCTTGCCACGACTATGAATCGGCTGTTATAATGATTTGAAACTGTGCTACTGCGGCAGACCAGTCGTAGGGAACAACGGCCGTTGTTCCCTGTGATGCTGAGTTTTGGCGTCGAGATGTGAATCTCGACCTACAGGTTATTGATACTTGACAAATTGAGTTCATTTTGGAAGGCCACATTTACACAATATGACAAGCGAATTAAATTCTTTCATTGAAACGCTCGGACGAGAAGCGTTGACACAAATCCAATTAAAGAAGCTGCAGGCGATGCTTGCGCCGGTGTTGGAGACCAACTCTTTCTATCGGCGAAAACTGGGCGAGGTAGGTATAGGGAAGCCGGAGGATATACGAACGCTCGCAGATTACCGGCGGCTGCCCTTTACGACGAAGGATGAGCTCTCCGCTGACGGAAAGACCCACGCACCCTACGGCACAAATCTTACATTTCCTCGCGAACGGTATATCCGTATCCATCAAACCTCTGGCACGACCGGCGAACCGCTGCGCTGCTTGGACACTGAAGATAGTTGGGATTGGTGGGCGCGGTGTTGGGAGGCGGTTTATAATGCCGCCGGTGTGACCTCAAGCGATCGGATCTTCTTCGCGTTTTCTTTCGGTCCTTTTATCGGTTTCTGGAGTGCTTACGAAGGCGCGCGGCGGATTGGCGCATTGTCTGTTCCGGGCGGCGGAATGACCTCGCTTCAGCGGTTACGCGTTATTTGTTCCAACGATATTTCGACATTGATCTGCACCCCGACGTATGCCTTGCATCTCGCTGAAGTTGCCGAGGAGGAGGGGATTGATATCGCCAACGCCAATGTCCGCGTGACGATTCATGCCGGTGAGCCGGGCGCAAGCCTACCGTGGACGAAGCATCGCATCGAAAATGCTTGGAACGCTCGCTGCTACGATCACGCCGGCGCGACGGAGGTGGGGGCTTGGGGGTTTGAGTGTCAGTCGCAAGCGGGGGTACACCTGAACGAAGGGGAATTTATCTGCGAAGTTATTGACCCTGTGACGGGCGAATCCGCCGAAGAAGGTGAGTTGGTTATCACCAACCTCGGTAGGGTTGGGATGCCGGTCATCCGCTATCGTACCGGCGATCAGGTCAAGCTGGAAACGGAACCGTGCGAGTGCGGACGAACGTTTTGGCGTCTCGAAGGTGGTGTCATCGGGCGAATCGACGACGCACTGATTATACGAGGCGTGAATGTCTATCCGAGCACCATTGAGAACATCATCCGTCGTTTCGCTGAAGTGGGTGAGTTTGCGGTAGACGTTTATCGGCGGGGGGCACTTGATGAGATGGAGATTCGTATCCAGACTAGCGACACGGATTCGGACATGACTGCACAAGCTGTTGCCACCGCGGTTCGTGAATCTCTGGGGCTGCGCGTGGTGGTGAAGCCGGTGCCTCACGGCACATTGCCCAGCTTTGAGTTGAAGGCACGACGGTTTACAGATCACCGACGGAATTAAAAGTCAGAGTCGCGATTCAGAGATCGCTTGATAGGTTAAGAAACCTGTCCCCACTATAAACCGTGCGCGTTTTGTGTAGGAGGGAATTCCAATTCCCGACTATTGCATCGGTTTCTGACGCTAGGTTTATCAACTAATCACATGGGTAACATCATTGAAGTTGGTTCATCCATTCCAAGTGTAGCATTTCTGCGACGACGGTGTGGCACAGTTTCAACACCTTCTTTTTGAACGCCAGCTTTTCTCTGAAATAACAACTCATATCAAAAACAGATGCAAAATTGTCCAGACAAGGGGTTTGCCAGCAAACTCAGTTTTTTGTATTGCCTCTCCAGGCAATTCGAAATAATCGTGGCATTTTAATTGCTCTAGGACTTACGCAGTTGAACGCTCACAACCTCCATTCCGGTCCCGACTTTTGACGGCTCCAATTTTATTGGCGGTACGTGGGAGGGGCATCCTGCCCCGATACGCCCGATGAATTGGGCAACTACAGTAATCTTAGGCGCCGGCTCTGTTTCGCAGGGAACAACGATCGTTGTTCCCTACTGAAGCGCGTAACTCCTATGCTTATTGCTTGTGATTGATAAGTAGACGAATTTTGTTTGGTAGTAATTTTCCGATCAAAGGAGGCATGGCAGATGCAACGAAGATATGACCTCGGATATTTCGTCTTCGCTTTAGGTCTAGCGACCCTGATGGTAATCGCTGACACACAGGCAAAGATTGCCTTGGAAATCTATGTGATGGACGACGATGGCGGAAATCCTCGAAGACTCACAAATAGTCCGGAGGATGAATGGGGGCCCTCATGGTCCCCTGATGGCAAACGCATTGTCTTTTCGTCTTGGAGGAATGAGAACGAGTGGGAAACAGCAGATATCTACGTGATGGATGCTGATGGCGGAAATCCTCGAAAACTGACCAAAAATCCCGAAGTTGACGATTATCCCGCATGGTCTCCTGATGGCAAACACATTGTCTTTGTTTCTAATAGAGGTAACGATAACCAGTGGGTAACAGATATCTATGTGATGGACCCCAATGGGAGGAATCTTCAGAAGCTCACAAACGCAGGAAGTAACTATTCTCCCTCATGGTCTCCTGATGGTGAACGCATCACTTTCAGTTCCTATAGAGGAGATAAGTTCAGTGAAATTTACGTGATGGACGCCGATGGAAAGAATCCTCAAA
Coding sequences within:
- a CDS encoding phenylacetate--CoA ligase family protein, with the protein product MTSELNSFIETLGREALTQIQLKKLQAMLAPVLETNSFYRRKLGEVGIGKPEDIRTLADYRRLPFTTKDELSADGKTHAPYGTNLTFPRERYIRIHQTSGTTGEPLRCLDTEDSWDWWARCWEAVYNAAGVTSSDRIFFAFSFGPFIGFWSAYEGARRIGALSVPGGGMTSLQRLRVICSNDISTLICTPTYALHLAEVAEEEGIDIANANVRVTIHAGEPGASLPWTKHRIENAWNARCYDHAGATEVGAWGFECQSQAGVHLNEGEFICEVIDPVTGESAEEGELVITNLGRVGMPVIRYRTGDQVKLETEPCECGRTFWRLEGGVIGRIDDALIIRGVNVYPSTIENIIRRFAEVGEFAVDVYRRGALDEMEIRIQTSDTDSDMTAQAVATAVRESLGLRVVVKPVPHGTLPSFELKARRFTDHRRN
- a CDS encoding PD40 domain-containing protein; its protein translation is MQRRYDLGYFVFALGLATLMVIADTQAKIALEIYVMDDDGGNPRRLTNSPEDEWGPSWSPDGKRIVFSSWRNENEWETADIYVMDADGGNPRKLTKNPEVDDYPAWSPDGKHIVFVSNRGNDNQWVTDIYVMDPNGRNLQKLTNAGSNYSPSWSPDGERITFSSYRGDKFSEIYVMDADGKNPQNLTNHPAEDWSPTWSPDGERIAFSSDRDGPRDGPHEIYVMDADGGNPQRLTNHPDRDFLPSWSPDSERIAFVSNRVRSFDIYVIDADGGNLQNLTNVMFGHDSAPAWFRPTLGVGPAAVAPAAKKPTMWGWFKRVGQ